From Thermus tengchongensis, the proteins below share one genomic window:
- a CDS encoding M42 family metallopeptidase, with product MDYAPDLEFLEKLLLAAGPSGFEEEATGVFLEKAAGFAQAERDRHGNAYARLNPGGRPKVLLLGHADEIGVIVSHVEEKGFLRLKPLGGWDPQVLVGQRLRFLGKRGHVLGVVGRKAVHVLKEEERKKAVELEDLFADIGAGSREEALAHLEVGAVGVLDQPPQWLLGERLVSKALDNRLGAFVVLEALRLVAGKTEAEVVAVATVQEEIGAFGARTAAFREAPDLALVVDVHHDSAAPGMDKARVGEAELGRGVVLDVGPFVDREVLKGLRQAAEAEGIPYVLNAHGRWSGTDADEVAKVREGIPTGIVSIPLRYMHSPVEMVDFRDVERAVRLLAAYILRL from the coding sequence ATGGACTACGCGCCCGACCTGGAGTTTTTAGAAAAGCTCCTTTTGGCTGCCGGGCCCTCGGGCTTTGAGGAGGAGGCCACCGGGGTCTTCCTGGAGAAGGCGGCGGGGTTCGCCCAGGCAGAGCGGGACCGCCACGGCAACGCCTACGCCCGCCTCAACCCAGGGGGCAGGCCCAAGGTCCTCCTCCTGGGGCACGCGGACGAGATCGGGGTCATCGTGAGCCACGTGGAGGAGAAGGGCTTTTTGCGCCTGAAGCCCCTGGGGGGCTGGGACCCGCAGGTGCTGGTGGGCCAGCGCCTGCGCTTTTTGGGGAAGCGGGGGCACGTGCTGGGGGTGGTGGGCCGGAAGGCGGTCCACGTCCTGAAGGAGGAGGAGCGCAAGAAGGCGGTGGAGCTTGAGGACCTCTTCGCCGACATCGGGGCGGGAAGCCGGGAGGAGGCCTTAGCCCACCTCGAGGTGGGGGCGGTGGGCGTCTTGGACCAGCCCCCCCAGTGGCTTCTGGGGGAGCGCCTGGTGTCCAAGGCCCTGGACAACCGCCTGGGGGCCTTCGTGGTCCTCGAGGCCCTCCGCCTGGTGGCGGGGAAGACCGAGGCGGAGGTGGTGGCGGTGGCCACGGTGCAGGAGGAGATCGGGGCTTTTGGCGCCCGCACCGCCGCCTTCCGCGAGGCCCCGGACCTGGCCCTGGTGGTGGACGTGCACCACGACAGCGCCGCCCCCGGCATGGATAAAGCCCGGGTGGGGGAGGCGGAGCTGGGCCGGGGCGTGGTGCTGGACGTGGGGCCCTTCGTGGACCGGGAGGTCCTGAAGGGCCTGCGGCAGGCGGCGGAAGCAGAGGGGATCCCTTACGTCCTGAACGCCCACGGGCGGTGGTCCGGCACCGACGCCGACGAGGTGGCCAAGGTGCGGGAGGGCATCCCCACGGGCATCGTTTCCATCCCCTTGCGCTACATGCACTCCCCGGTGGAGATGGTGGACTTCCGCGACGTGGAGCGGGCGGTGCGGCTTCTCGCCGCCTACATCCTGCGCCTCTAG
- the mgsA gene encoding methylglyoxal synthase, protein MKALALIAHDAKKEEMVAFCQRHRELLSRFPLLATGTTGKRIQEATGLEVEQVLSGPLGGDMQIGSKVAEGKVLCVLFFQDPLTPKPHEPDVQALMRVCNVHGVPLATNPQAAEALIPWLASQAG, encoded by the coding sequence ATGAAGGCCCTGGCCCTCATCGCCCACGATGCCAAGAAGGAGGAGATGGTGGCCTTTTGCCAACGGCACCGGGAGCTTCTTTCCCGCTTTCCCCTTTTGGCCACGGGCACCACGGGGAAACGTATCCAGGAGGCCACCGGCCTCGAGGTGGAGCAGGTTCTTTCCGGTCCCCTGGGAGGAGATATGCAGATCGGGTCCAAGGTAGCTGAGGGAAAGGTGCTTTGCGTGCTCTTCTTCCAGGATCCCCTCACCCCTAAGCCCCACGAGCCCGACGTGCAGGCCCTCATGCGGGTGTGCAACGTGCACGGGGTGCCCCTGGCCACCAACCCCCAGGCGGCGGAGGCCCTCATCCCCTGGCTGGCCAGCCAGGCGGGCTAA
- a CDS encoding YifB family Mg chelatase-like AAA ATPase, with translation MLAQVRSYTLFGLDAVPVTVEVDVSPGLPSYALVGLPDKAVEESRERVRAALKNAGFPYPQARVVVNLAPAELRKEGSHFDLPIALGLLAAQGVVPLESLSGLAVAGELGLDGALRPVPGAVNLALGALAEGKKLLLPMESAKEAALVEGVEVWGAESLLQAVAYLKGEETPQRAEPEDPAVLLEALDLRDVKGQAKAKRALEIAAAGYHHLLMVGSPGSGKTMLARRLPFLLPPLSQEAALEVSRIHSAAGQALKGLLRTPPFRAPHHTVSYAGLIGGGAIPKPGEVSLAHRGVLFLDEFPEFSRDALEALRQPLEDGVVTVARAKASLTFPARFLLVAAMNPCPCGWYGDPERACTCTPASRQRYVGKISGPLLDRFDLVVEVPRLTPAELARAPEGESTEVVRERVLRARERMLARQGRPNGELAGKALREHVRLTPGAEALLQAAAKKMLLSARSYDRLLRVARTVADLMASERVEETHVAEALSYRKTL, from the coding sequence ATGCTAGCCCAGGTCAGAAGCTACACCCTCTTCGGCCTGGACGCAGTTCCCGTCACCGTGGAAGTAGATGTCAGCCCCGGGCTTCCCAGCTACGCCCTGGTGGGCTTGCCGGACAAGGCGGTGGAGGAAAGCCGGGAAAGGGTAAGGGCCGCCCTCAAAAACGCGGGCTTCCCCTACCCCCAGGCCCGGGTGGTGGTGAACCTGGCCCCGGCGGAGCTCCGCAAGGAGGGGAGCCACTTTGACCTGCCCATCGCCCTGGGGCTCCTGGCGGCCCAAGGGGTGGTGCCCTTGGAAAGCCTTTCCGGCCTGGCGGTGGCGGGGGAGCTGGGGCTGGACGGAGCCCTTCGCCCGGTGCCCGGGGCGGTGAACCTGGCCCTGGGGGCCTTGGCCGAGGGGAAAAAGCTTCTCCTTCCCATGGAAAGCGCCAAGGAGGCCGCCCTGGTGGAGGGGGTGGAGGTCTGGGGGGCGGAAAGCCTCCTCCAGGCGGTGGCCTACCTCAAGGGGGAAGAAACCCCCCAGAGGGCCGAGCCGGAGGACCCCGCGGTCCTCCTCGAGGCCCTGGACCTCCGGGACGTGAAGGGCCAGGCCAAGGCCAAACGCGCCTTAGAGATCGCCGCCGCAGGCTACCACCACCTCCTCATGGTGGGAAGCCCGGGCTCAGGGAAGACCATGCTGGCCAGGCGCCTCCCCTTCCTCCTGCCCCCCCTCTCCCAAGAGGCCGCCCTCGAGGTGAGCCGCATCCACTCCGCCGCAGGCCAAGCCCTGAAGGGCCTCCTCCGCACCCCCCCTTTCCGCGCCCCCCACCACACGGTGAGCTACGCGGGCCTCATCGGGGGCGGGGCCATCCCCAAGCCGGGGGAGGTTTCCCTGGCCCACCGGGGGGTGCTCTTCCTGGACGAGTTCCCCGAGTTCTCCCGGGACGCCCTGGAAGCCCTGCGCCAGCCCCTGGAGGACGGGGTGGTGACCGTGGCCCGGGCCAAGGCCAGCCTCACCTTTCCCGCCCGCTTCCTCCTGGTGGCGGCCATGAACCCCTGCCCCTGCGGCTGGTACGGGGATCCCGAAAGGGCCTGCACCTGCACCCCCGCAAGCCGCCAGCGCTACGTGGGCAAGATCTCCGGGCCCCTTCTGGACCGGTTTGACCTGGTGGTGGAGGTACCCCGCCTCACCCCCGCCGAGCTCGCCCGCGCCCCCGAGGGGGAAAGCACCGAGGTGGTGCGGGAACGGGTCTTGAGAGCCCGGGAAAGGATGCTCGCCCGGCAGGGGCGGCCCAACGGGGAGCTTGCGGGCAAGGCCCTGCGCGAGCACGTGCGCCTCACCCCTGGAGCCGAGGCCCTCCTTCAGGCCGCCGCCAAGAAGATGCTCCTTTCCGCCCGAAGCTACGACCGCCTCCTGCGGGTGGCCCGCACCGTGGCCGACCTCATGGCCTCCGAGCGGGTGGAAGAGACCCACGTGGCTGAGGCCTTGAGCTACCGCAAAACCCTTTAG
- a CDS encoding MFS transporter — protein sequence MAARVFFLFTLGYFLSYFYRSANAVLSKDLSQDLGLGPAELGFMTSLFYLAFAAVQLPLGSLLDRYGPRTVTPALLLVAASGSLVFALAPSFPVLALGRALIGVGMAAALMGALKAFSLWFPKGYATVSTLLVGLGATGGLLAATPLALMKEAMGWRGVFLLGAGVVVLVALLLYLGVRNTPPGVPWPRGEGGGGLREVLGNPRLLRVAFLALAFAGSFLALQTLWAGAYAYHLGLSAVAVGNLLLLYSGTAVLGFLLSGYLADRFGTARVLVLSALLFALGLILLLLGFLLPAYLLLGFFGAFNILTLTQARELVPPHLVGRGTTLVNLFGIGGTFLLQWGVGVAVGALGYGWAFGGLLGLLLLALTLYLPLLRSRW from the coding sequence ATGGCGGCGCGCGTGTTTTTCCTCTTCACCCTGGGCTATTTCCTCTCCTACTTCTACCGCTCGGCCAACGCGGTGCTTTCCAAGGACCTCTCCCAAGACTTAGGCCTGGGCCCGGCGGAACTCGGCTTCATGACCAGCCTCTTCTACCTGGCCTTCGCCGCGGTGCAGCTCCCCTTGGGAAGCCTCCTGGACCGCTACGGCCCCCGGACCGTCACCCCGGCCCTCCTCCTCGTGGCCGCCTCCGGCAGCCTGGTCTTCGCCCTGGCGCCGAGCTTCCCCGTCCTGGCCCTGGGCCGGGCCCTGATCGGGGTGGGAATGGCCGCCGCCCTCATGGGGGCGCTGAAGGCCTTCAGCCTGTGGTTTCCCAAGGGCTACGCCACGGTCTCCACCCTGCTGGTGGGCCTGGGGGCCACAGGGGGGCTTTTGGCGGCCACCCCCCTGGCCCTCATGAAGGAGGCCATGGGCTGGCGGGGGGTCTTCCTCCTGGGGGCCGGGGTGGTGGTGCTGGTGGCCCTGCTCCTCTACCTGGGGGTGCGGAACACCCCCCCTGGGGTTCCCTGGCCCCGGGGGGAAGGAGGCGGGGGGCTGAGGGAGGTCCTGGGCAACCCCAGGCTCCTGCGGGTGGCCTTTTTGGCCTTGGCCTTTGCGGGAAGCTTCCTGGCCCTGCAGACCCTCTGGGCCGGGGCCTACGCCTACCACCTGGGCCTTTCGGCGGTGGCGGTGGGGAACCTCCTCCTCCTCTACTCGGGGACGGCGGTCTTGGGCTTCCTTCTCTCCGGATACCTGGCCGACCGCTTCGGCACCGCCCGGGTCCTGGTCCTCTCCGCCCTCCTCTTCGCCCTGGGCCTGATCCTCCTCCTCCTCGGGTTCCTCCTCCCCGCCTACCTTCTCCTCGGGTTCTTCGGGGCCTTCAACATCCTCACCCTCACCCAGGCCCGGGAGCTGGTGCCCCCCCACCTGGTGGGCCGGGGCACCACCTTGGTGAACCTCTTCGGCATCGGGGGTACCTTCCTCCTGCAGTGGGGGGTGGGGGTGGCGGTGGGGGCCTTGGGGTACGGGTGGGCCTTCGGCGGGCTTCTGGGGCTCCTTCTCCTGGCGCTTACCCTCTACCTGCCCCTGCTTCGCTCCAGGTGGTAA
- a CDS encoding EamA family transporter translates to MIYVALAALLWGLGGALAGRFMEAIPPSVLIPLRFLLSFLLLLPLVLRFPPSARERPRLLWVGFALSGAQAFYYLAIHATTVATGIFLQYLAPPLLTLYALVRGERLPLRALLGVALALLGAYALVVGPGGLVGGPLGVGYGLLSAVSFALYAALSYGLKTPPLVSLGVATGVGSLLSLPVLLLHLPQVLALDLEGWGAVAYLVVFGTVVPFGLFLLGVRTFPARQATLVAMLEPVAGAVFAWPLAGQPLRLEALLGGGLILLGVALNRR, encoded by the coding sequence GTGATCTACGTGGCCTTGGCCGCTTTGCTTTGGGGCCTGGGCGGGGCCCTGGCGGGCCGGTTCATGGAGGCCATCCCCCCTTCGGTCCTCATCCCCTTGCGCTTCCTCCTGAGCTTCCTCCTCCTCCTGCCCCTGGTGTTGCGCTTTCCCCCCAGCGCCCGCGAGCGCCCGCGGCTTCTTTGGGTGGGGTTCGCCCTCTCGGGGGCCCAGGCCTTCTACTACCTGGCCATCCACGCCACCACGGTGGCCACGGGCATCTTCCTTCAGTACCTGGCCCCGCCCCTCCTGACCCTGTACGCCTTGGTGCGGGGCGAAAGGCTACCTCTGAGAGCCCTCCTTGGCGTGGCCCTGGCCCTCCTGGGGGCCTACGCGCTGGTGGTGGGACCCGGAGGCCTGGTGGGAGGTCCCTTGGGGGTGGGCTACGGCCTCCTCTCCGCGGTGTCCTTCGCCCTGTACGCGGCCCTCTCCTACGGGCTCAAAACCCCGCCCCTGGTGAGCCTGGGGGTGGCCACGGGGGTGGGGAGCCTCCTCTCCCTGCCGGTGCTCCTCCTGCACCTGCCCCAGGTGCTGGCCCTGGACCTGGAAGGCTGGGGCGCGGTGGCCTACCTGGTGGTCTTCGGCACGGTGGTGCCCTTTGGGCTTTTCCTCCTGGGGGTGCGCACCTTTCCCGCCCGCCAGGCCACCTTGGTGGCCATGCTGGAACCGGTGGCGGGAGCGGTCTTCGCCTGGCCCCTGGCGGGGCAGCCCTTGCGGTTGGAGGCCCTCCTGGGCGGTGGCCTGATCCTCCTGGGCGTGGCCCTGAACCGGAGGTGA
- a CDS encoding DMT family transporter, whose protein sequence is MRPSGLKIASVVLLGIFAISFGSILVRLALAASGDSSLAFSLVMSAGRMGLAALLLAPGWRTLPRSRAGLPYALAAGGFLALHFAFWITSLSYTSVAASTALVTTNPVWVTLFGWLFFKEIPSGLTLLGVGIALLGGLLIGLGDAQGGSGSNPLLGDILALLGAVAASLYFLLGREAQRRGLSILEYVRLAYTAAALLLLPLPYLFGGGYGGYPLAVYGYILLMALLPQLVGHTSFNWATRHIPPVLVTLAILFEPVGASLLAFLLFGELPGVQVLLGALVLLLGVGLAVVGGRR, encoded by the coding sequence ATGCGGCCCTCCGGGCTCAAGATCGCCTCCGTAGTGCTCCTGGGCATCTTCGCCATCAGCTTTGGCAGCATCCTAGTGCGCCTGGCCCTGGCGGCCTCCGGCGACTCGAGCCTCGCCTTCAGCCTGGTGATGAGCGCCGGGCGCATGGGTCTGGCCGCCCTGCTTCTGGCCCCTGGCTGGCGTACCCTCCCCCGAAGCCGGGCAGGCCTTCCCTACGCCTTGGCCGCCGGAGGGTTTTTGGCCCTTCACTTCGCCTTCTGGATCACCTCCCTCTCCTACACCTCGGTGGCGGCCAGCACCGCCTTGGTCACCACCAACCCGGTGTGGGTCACCCTCTTCGGCTGGCTCTTCTTCAAAGAAATCCCTTCCGGCCTCACCCTCTTGGGGGTGGGGATAGCCCTCTTGGGAGGGCTTTTGATCGGACTCGGGGACGCCCAAGGGGGGTCAGGAAGCAACCCCCTCCTGGGGGATATCCTGGCCCTCCTAGGGGCTGTGGCCGCATCCCTCTACTTCCTCCTGGGCCGGGAAGCCCAAAGGCGGGGCCTCTCCATCCTGGAGTACGTGCGCCTGGCCTACACCGCTGCGGCCCTCCTTCTCCTTCCCCTGCCCTACCTCTTCGGTGGGGGCTACGGAGGCTATCCCCTGGCGGTCTACGGCTACATCCTCCTCATGGCCCTTCTGCCCCAGCTGGTAGGCCACACCAGCTTCAACTGGGCCACCCGGCACATCCCCCCGGTCCTGGTCACCCTAGCCATCCTCTTTGAGCCGGTGGGGGCGAGCCTCCTGGCCTTCCTCCTCTTCGGGGAGCTTCCTGGGGTTCAGGTCCTCCTGGGGGCCCTGGTCCTCCTCCTGGGGGTGGGGCTAGCGGTGGTGGGAGGTCGGCGGTGA
- a CDS encoding NAD(P) transhydrogenase subunit alpha translates to MVTVAVPKERAPGERRVALVPEVVARLVKQGARVRVEKGAGEGAYYPDAAYLEAGAEVVERGALLKGANLLFTVQPSPEDLIGALEPGAIVVGFVQAHKNLDLVKALAAKKATVIAMELIPRITRAQSMDALSSQATVAGYLAALHAARLSPRFFPMLTTAAGTIRPAKVMVMGVGVAGLMAIATAKRLGAQVFAYDVRKAAVEQALSLGAKPIELPISAEGEGGYARELTEEEKRIQHEALREHVAGMDAIITTAQVPGRRAPILLTEDMMERLKPGTVVVDLAAESGGNCVLTRPGEVVEVKGVRIFGPLNLPSELAVHASEMYAKNLLNLSSLLMEKGEFAPKWEDEIIQGALLMKEGEILHGPTKALLGGA, encoded by the coding sequence ATGGTGACCGTTGCGGTTCCAAAGGAAAGGGCTCCTGGGGAAAGAAGGGTAGCCCTGGTGCCCGAGGTGGTGGCCCGCCTGGTGAAGCAGGGGGCCAGGGTGCGGGTGGAAAAGGGTGCCGGGGAAGGCGCCTACTACCCCGACGCCGCCTACCTCGAGGCGGGGGCGGAAGTGGTGGAGCGAGGTGCGCTCCTAAAGGGAGCCAATCTCCTCTTCACCGTCCAGCCGTCTCCTGAGGACCTGATCGGGGCCCTCGAGCCTGGGGCCATCGTGGTGGGCTTTGTCCAGGCCCACAAAAACCTGGACCTGGTGAAGGCCCTGGCCGCCAAGAAGGCCACGGTCATCGCCATGGAGCTCATCCCCCGCATCACCCGGGCCCAGAGCATGGACGCCCTCTCCAGCCAGGCCACGGTGGCGGGGTACCTGGCCGCCCTGCATGCGGCTAGGCTTTCCCCCCGGTTCTTCCCCATGCTCACCACCGCCGCGGGCACCATCCGCCCCGCCAAAGTGATGGTCATGGGGGTGGGGGTGGCGGGCCTCATGGCCATCGCCACCGCCAAGCGCCTGGGGGCCCAGGTCTTCGCCTACGACGTGCGCAAGGCAGCGGTGGAGCAGGCCCTCTCCCTGGGGGCCAAGCCCATTGAGCTCCCCATCAGCGCAGAAGGGGAGGGCGGCTACGCCCGCGAGCTCACCGAGGAGGAAAAGCGTATCCAGCACGAGGCCCTCAGGGAGCACGTGGCGGGGATGGACGCCATCATCACCACCGCCCAGGTGCCGGGCCGCCGGGCCCCCATCCTCCTCACGGAGGACATGATGGAGCGCCTGAAGCCGGGCACTGTGGTGGTGGACCTGGCCGCCGAGTCGGGCGGCAACTGCGTCCTCACCCGGCCGGGGGAGGTGGTGGAGGTGAAGGGGGTGCGGATCTTTGGCCCCTTGAACCTGCCCAGCGAGCTGGCCGTCCACGCCTCAGAGATGTACGCCAAGAACCTCCTGAACCTCTCCAGCCTGCTCATGGAAAAGGGCGAGTTCGCCCCCAAGTGGGAGGACGAGATCATCCAGGGGGCGCTTCTCATGAAGGAAGGCGAGATCCTGCACGGGCCCACCAAGGCCCTCTTGGGAGGTGCGTGA
- a CDS encoding proton-translocating transhydrogenase family protein, with protein MEFGFWSALYIFVLTAFLGYELITRVPVILHTPLMSGSNFIHGVVVVGAMVVLGHAETSLEKLIGFLGVILGAANAAGGYAVTVRMLEMFEKKPGKGGGQ; from the coding sequence ATGGAGTTTGGCTTCTGGTCTGCCCTTTACATCTTCGTGCTCACGGCCTTCTTGGGGTACGAGCTCATTACGCGGGTGCCCGTCATCCTCCACACCCCCCTGATGTCGGGGTCCAACTTCATCCACGGGGTGGTGGTGGTGGGGGCCATGGTGGTCCTGGGCCACGCGGAAACCAGTTTGGAGAAGCTCATCGGCTTCCTGGGGGTGATCCTGGGAGCGGCCAACGCCGCCGGGGGGTATGCGGTCACGGTGCGCATGCTGGAGATGTTTGAGAAGAAGCCGGGCAAGGGGGGTGGTCAGTGA
- a CDS encoding NAD(P)(+) transhydrogenase (Re/Si-specific) subunit beta gives MDLIQAAYFVVAILFIVGLKRMAHPTTAKSGIVWAGWGMVLAVVATFFWPGMGNFGLMLLALVVGSVVAWWAAVKVAMTDMPQMVAIYNGMGGGAAATIAAVELLKGAFENPGLMALAILGGLIGSVAFTGSLIAFAKLQGIMKSRPILFPGQKVVNALVLLFTVLLGFSLLWNDPTLSIVLFFLLALLFGILMTLPIGGGDMPVAISLYNALTGLAVGFEGFAIGNPALMVAGTLVGAAGTLLTVLMARAMNRSVWSVLMGGFGVEQEAGEVRGSLKPIDVEDAAVMLAYASKVVFVPGYGMALSQAQHKVKELADLLESKGVEVKFAIHPVAGRMPGHMNVLLAEAGVDYDKLKDLEEINPEFPTVDVAVVIGANDVVNPAARRPGSPLYGMPILDVDKAKNVIVIKRGQGKGFAGVENELFYADNTRMLYGDAQNVLTQLTQALKKL, from the coding sequence ATGGACCTCATCCAGGCGGCCTACTTCGTGGTGGCCATCCTCTTCATCGTGGGCCTGAAGCGCATGGCCCACCCCACCACCGCCAAAAGCGGTATCGTGTGGGCGGGATGGGGCATGGTCTTGGCGGTAGTGGCCACCTTCTTCTGGCCGGGGATGGGCAACTTCGGCCTGATGCTCCTGGCCCTGGTGGTGGGCTCGGTGGTGGCCTGGTGGGCGGCGGTGAAGGTGGCCATGACCGACATGCCCCAGATGGTGGCCATCTACAACGGCATGGGCGGCGGTGCGGCCGCCACCATCGCCGCGGTGGAGCTTCTGAAGGGGGCCTTTGAGAACCCGGGCCTCATGGCCCTGGCCATCCTGGGGGGCCTCATCGGTAGTGTGGCCTTCACGGGTAGCCTCATCGCTTTCGCCAAGCTCCAGGGCATCATGAAAAGCCGCCCCATCCTCTTCCCGGGGCAGAAGGTGGTGAACGCCCTGGTGCTCCTCTTCACGGTGCTCCTGGGCTTCTCCCTGCTCTGGAACGACCCCACCCTGAGCATCGTGCTCTTTTTCCTCCTGGCCCTTCTCTTCGGCATCCTCATGACCCTGCCCATCGGCGGGGGGGACATGCCCGTGGCCATCTCCCTCTACAACGCCCTCACCGGCCTGGCGGTGGGCTTTGAGGGCTTCGCCATCGGCAACCCCGCCCTCATGGTGGCGGGGACCCTGGTGGGGGCGGCGGGTACCCTCCTCACGGTGCTCATGGCCAGGGCCATGAACCGCTCCGTGTGGAGCGTGCTCATGGGGGGTTTCGGCGTGGAGCAGGAGGCCGGGGAGGTCCGGGGCTCCTTGAAGCCCATCGACGTGGAGGATGCCGCCGTGATGCTGGCCTACGCCAGCAAGGTGGTCTTCGTGCCCGGATACGGGATGGCCCTCTCCCAGGCCCAGCACAAGGTGAAGGAGCTGGCCGACCTCTTGGAGAGCAAGGGGGTGGAGGTGAAGTTCGCCATCCACCCGGTGGCGGGGCGGATGCCGGGGCACATGAACGTGCTTTTGGCGGAGGCCGGGGTGGACTACGACAAGCTGAAGGACCTCGAGGAGATCAACCCCGAGTTCCCCACCGTGGACGTGGCGGTGGTCATCGGGGCCAACGACGTGGTGAACCCCGCCGCCCGCCGTCCGGGGAGCCCCCTTTACGGCATGCCCATCCTGGACGTGGACAAGGCCAAGAACGTGATCGTCATCAAGCGCGGCCAGGGTAAGGGCTTCGCCGGGGTGGAGAATGAGCTCTTCTACGCCGACAACACCCGCATGCTCTACGGGGACGCCCAGAACGTCCTCACCCAGCTCACCCAGGCCCTGAAGAAGCTCTAG
- the rpsF gene encoding 30S ribosomal protein S6, whose product MRKYEVNVILNPNLDQSQLALEKEIIGKVLEAFGARVEKVEEWGLRRLAYPIAKDPQGYFLWYQVEMPEDRVNDLARELRLRDNVRRVMVVKTQEPLLTKA is encoded by the coding sequence ATGCGCAAGTACGAGGTGAACGTCATCCTGAATCCCAACCTGGACCAGAGCCAGCTCGCCCTGGAGAAGGAGATCATTGGCAAGGTCCTCGAGGCCTTTGGGGCCCGGGTGGAGAAGGTGGAGGAGTGGGGCCTTCGCCGCCTGGCCTACCCCATTGCCAAGGACCCCCAGGGCTACTTTCTTTGGTACCAGGTGGAGATGCCCGAGGACCGGGTGAACGACCTGGCCCGGGAGCTTCGCCTACGCGACAACGTGCGCCGGGTCATGGTGGTGAAAACCCAGGAGCCCCTCCTCACCAAGGCGTAG
- a CDS encoding single-stranded DNA-binding protein translates to MARGLNRVFLIGTLTGHPDMRYTPGGMAILDLNLAGQDVLVDEMGQEREIPWYHRVRLLGRQAEMWGDVLKQGQLLFVEGRLEYRQWEREGEKRSEIQIRADFVDPLEGRGRETLEDARGQPRLRRALNQVVLMGNLTRDPDLRYTPQGTAVVRLGLAVNERRRGQGAEEEKTHFIEVQAWRDLAEWAGELRRGDGLLVIGRLVNDSWTSSSGERRFQTRVEALRLEQPTRGPERTGGSRPQEPGRSVQTGGVDIDEGLEDFPPEEDLPF, encoded by the coding sequence ATGGCAAGAGGCCTGAACCGTGTATTCCTCATCGGTACGCTCACTGGCCACCCCGATATGCGCTACACCCCGGGGGGCATGGCCATCCTGGACCTCAACCTGGCGGGCCAGGACGTCCTGGTGGACGAGATGGGCCAGGAGCGGGAGATCCCCTGGTACCACCGGGTGCGCCTTCTGGGGCGCCAGGCGGAGATGTGGGGAGATGTGCTGAAGCAGGGTCAGCTCCTCTTCGTGGAGGGGCGGCTGGAGTACCGCCAGTGGGAGCGGGAAGGGGAGAAGCGGAGCGAGATCCAGATCCGGGCGGACTTCGTAGATCCCTTGGAGGGGCGAGGCCGCGAGACCCTGGAGGACGCCCGCGGCCAGCCCCGGCTCCGCCGCGCCTTGAACCAGGTGGTGCTCATGGGGAACCTGACCCGCGACCCGGATCTGCGCTACACCCCCCAGGGGACGGCGGTGGTGCGGCTCGGCCTGGCAGTGAACGAGCGCCGCCGTGGCCAGGGAGCCGAGGAGGAGAAGACCCACTTCATCGAGGTTCAGGCCTGGCGCGACCTGGCCGAGTGGGCTGGGGAGCTTAGGCGGGGCGATGGGCTTTTGGTCATCGGCCGTTTGGTGAACGACTCCTGGACGAGCTCCAGCGGGGAGAGACGCTTCCAGACCCGTGTGGAAGCCCTCCGCCTGGAGCAACCCACCCGTGGGCCTGAAAGGACCGGCGGAAGCAGGCCCCAGGAGCCAGGGCGCTCTGTCCAGACGGGTGGGGTGGACATCGACGAAGGACTGGAAGACTTCCCGCCGGAGGAGGATTTGCCGTTTTGA
- the rpsR gene encoding 30S ribosomal protein S18: MSTKNAKPKKEAPKRPSRKAKVKASLGEFDLRDYRNVEVLKRFLSETGKILPRRRTGLSAKEQRILARTIKRARILGLLPFTEKLVRK; the protein is encoded by the coding sequence TTGAGCACGAAGAACGCTAAACCCAAGAAGGAGGCGCCAAAGCGCCCTTCCAGGAAGGCCAAGGTCAAAGCCAGCTTAGGGGAGTTTGACCTTAGGGACTACCGCAACGTGGAGGTTCTGAAGCGGTTCCTGTCGGAGACGGGGAAGATCCTTCCCCGTCGCCGCACGGGGCTTTCCGCCAAGGAGCAGCGCATCCTGGCCCGCACCATCAAGCGGGCGAGGATTCTCGGGCTTCTTCCCTTCACGGAGAAGCTGGTGCGCAAATAG
- the rplI gene encoding 50S ribosomal protein L9: protein MKVILLEPLENLGDVGQVVNVKPGYARNYLLPRGLAVLATESNLKALQAKIRAQAKRLAERKAEAERLKEILENLTLTIPVRAGETKIYGSVTAKDIAEALARQHGITIDPKRLGLERPIKELGEYVLTYKPHPEVPIQVKVSVVAQ from the coding sequence ATGAAGGTCATCCTGCTGGAACCCCTGGAGAACCTGGGCGATGTGGGCCAGGTGGTGAACGTGAAGCCCGGCTATGCCAGGAACTACCTCCTGCCCCGGGGCCTGGCGGTCTTGGCCACGGAGAGCAACCTGAAGGCCCTTCAGGCCAAGATCCGCGCCCAGGCCAAGCGCCTGGCCGAAAGGAAGGCCGAGGCCGAACGCTTGAAGGAGATCCTGGAGAATCTCACCCTCACCATCCCGGTGCGGGCGGGGGAGACCAAGATCTACGGCTCGGTGACCGCCAAGGACATCGCTGAGGCCCTCGCCCGCCAGCACGGCATCACCATTGACCCCAAGCGCCTAGGGCTGGAGAGGCCCATCAAGGAGCTGGGGGAGTACGTCCTCACCTACAAGCCCCACCCCGAGGTGCCCATCCAGGTGAAGGTGAGCGTGGTGGCCCAGTAG